Proteins from one Dethiosulfovibrio peptidovorans genomic window:
- a CDS encoding flagellar biosynthesis protein FliA, translating into MQKNRISPEEERALWIRHKNGNKEAREALILLYRPLVFWIAKKFHVAPGLYPDIVQEGMMALINGVDRFKPERGYRFTTYGYYRIKGQMLNFLQRKEAKAPLPMEDVDEELRAPVSPESIDAALDLWSALESLPDRECRILSELIMEGRKAKDVAKDEDLDVSHVYRLRRKALAWLKNWLVVRDATPQR; encoded by the coding sequence GTGCAGAAGAACCGAATATCCCCGGAAGAAGAACGTGCTTTGTGGATCCGACATAAGAATGGGAATAAAGAAGCTCGAGAGGCGTTGATCCTTTTGTATCGTCCCTTGGTGTTTTGGATCGCTAAGAAATTTCATGTCGCTCCAGGTCTGTACCCCGACATAGTGCAGGAAGGGATGATGGCTCTGATCAACGGGGTGGATCGTTTCAAGCCAGAGAGAGGCTATCGTTTTACCACCTACGGTTATTATAGAATTAAGGGGCAAATGCTCAACTTTCTTCAACGGAAGGAGGCTAAGGCCCCTTTGCCCATGGAGGATGTAGACGAAGAGCTTCGAGCCCCTGTTTCTCCCGAGAGCATTGATGCGGCTCTGGACCTTTGGAGCGCCTTGGAGTCCTTGCCTGACAGGGAGTGTCGGATTCTTTCCGAGCTGATTATGGAAGGAAGAAAAGCTAAGGATGTGGCCAAGGACGAGGATCTCGATGTGAGCCACGTCTATCGCCTTCGCCGAAAAGCCTTGGCGTGGCTAAAAAATTGGCTTGTAGTTCGGGATGCCACTCCGCAGCGGTAG
- a CDS encoding nucleic acid-binding protein, with protein sequence MCVSCRRRDVARWFIRVVRRPDGSVILDESGKTDGRGAYVCPELLCIETARRRRCLDRALRCHVPDDVYRSLVTQASGAPHHER encoded by the coding sequence ATGTGCGTGAGTTGCCGACGCCGAGATGTCGCGAGGTGGTTCATTCGAGTTGTCCGTCGTCCCGATGGTTCGGTTATCCTGGATGAATCGGGCAAAACAGATGGTCGAGGGGCTTACGTTTGCCCTGAGCTCTTGTGTATTGAGACCGCCAGAAGGAGACGATGCTTGGATCGGGCACTTCGGTGTCATGTCCCCGACGACGTGTATCGGTCATTGGTGACCCAAGCTTCGGGGGCCCCACATCATGAGCGGTAA
- a CDS encoding transcription termination/antitermination protein NusA, with translation MQLGSDFIRALRQLTEERKLSQEIILGSIEAALASAYRKFKEKNLEPEVHIDGETGEISIVEIRRVVNDVRSSDGEVSTEEAAALGHPGLVEGDMVRTPVDIAPETFGRIAAQTARQVIIQRLKDAEREIVFNEFSERIGDLVNGVIFKAENDQVLVRISDRTEAMLPREERMAGETYELGGRMKFYLLDVRQTTRGPRIVVSRTHPGLLRRLLELEVPEIANGVVEIHGIVREAGARAKIAVSTLDPNVDPVGACVGNGGARIKTISNELDGEKIDVVIWSDDPLQYIRNALSPAKILRVEPVLEQEKSVRVFARPDQLSLAIGKAGQNVRLVARLTGWKVDINSMAAPERDSMPTLQDLFEDIP, from the coding sequence ATGCAGTTGGGGAGCGACTTCATTCGAGCTCTGAGACAGCTCACCGAGGAACGAAAACTCTCTCAGGAGATCATCCTGGGAAGTATTGAGGCTGCTTTAGCCTCGGCCTACAGGAAGTTTAAGGAAAAAAATCTTGAGCCGGAGGTCCATATCGACGGTGAAACCGGCGAGATCTCCATCGTCGAGATTCGTCGGGTGGTCAACGATGTAAGGAGCTCTGATGGAGAGGTCTCTACGGAGGAGGCCGCTGCTCTCGGGCACCCCGGTCTGGTCGAAGGGGACATGGTTCGGACGCCTGTGGATATTGCTCCAGAGACATTTGGCAGAATCGCCGCTCAGACGGCTCGTCAGGTAATTATCCAGAGGCTTAAGGACGCAGAGCGAGAGATCGTCTTCAACGAATTCTCCGAGCGGATCGGTGATTTAGTCAACGGGGTGATCTTCAAGGCTGAAAACGATCAGGTGCTGGTTCGAATCAGTGATCGTACCGAGGCCATGCTTCCTCGGGAGGAACGCATGGCCGGTGAAACGTACGAGCTTGGTGGGAGAATGAAGTTCTATCTTCTGGATGTACGTCAGACGACCAGGGGACCAAGGATCGTTGTCTCTCGGACCCATCCGGGCCTTCTGCGTCGCCTCTTGGAGCTTGAGGTTCCTGAGATAGCCAATGGCGTGGTTGAGATCCACGGTATCGTTCGGGAAGCAGGGGCTCGGGCTAAGATCGCTGTGAGCACACTAGACCCCAATGTCGATCCTGTGGGGGCCTGTGTCGGCAACGGAGGGGCCAGGATCAAGACCATCAGCAACGAGCTGGACGGTGAGAAAATTGACGTGGTTATCTGGAGTGACGATCCGTTACAATATATCCGAAATGCTCTGTCCCCCGCTAAGATTCTTCGGGTGGAGCCGGTGCTGGAGCAGGAGAAGTCCGTCCGGGTTTTTGCCAGACCTGATCAGCTCTCTCTCGCGATAGGTAAGGCCGGGCAGAACGTTCGTCTTGTAGCTCGCTTGACAGGATGGAAGGTCGATATCAACTCCATGGCTGCACCGGAGAGGGATTCTATGCCCACGTTACAGGACCTCTTCGAGGACATTCCCTGA
- the truB gene encoding tRNA pseudouridine(55) synthase TruB translates to MSSVKFKTDCDGGFLVLHKPSGVRSTQCVSAVRRIVGKKNKVGHAGTLDSTAQGQLIVLVGKATRFCQYVMALPKTYVGTVRLGITTSTDDGAGEILAESEVPNLSENLVRKILPSFLGVRMQRPPAVSALKVQGQRAHTIVRQGQDVVLSPRPVYIKSIRVLSVTSDPPEIGLQVICHKGTYIRSVARDIGDFLGCGGHLRSLKRTATGPFDLAYHGIPFDPEIPPDRSDLLGALLPLTTISRAYATYQISSDLAERLRNGLPVPLDRAQVVSRATVPDGPLMVLGDGVLSMCRFEVVEQRGMLVPETNVFSGGEPL, encoded by the coding sequence ATGTCATCGGTGAAATTCAAAACCGATTGTGATGGAGGCTTCCTCGTCCTCCATAAACCCTCTGGTGTCCGGAGTACCCAATGTGTCTCGGCTGTGAGACGGATTGTAGGCAAAAAAAACAAAGTAGGTCACGCCGGGACCCTGGACTCTACGGCCCAAGGGCAGCTTATCGTCCTTGTAGGAAAGGCTACCAGATTCTGCCAGTATGTCATGGCCTTGCCCAAGACGTACGTGGGGACCGTCCGTCTTGGAATAACGACCTCCACCGACGATGGGGCGGGAGAGATCCTGGCAGAATCAGAGGTCCCAAACCTCTCCGAGAATCTTGTTCGGAAGATTCTGCCCTCATTTTTGGGAGTACGAATGCAGCGCCCCCCCGCTGTCTCGGCGCTTAAAGTACAGGGACAGAGGGCTCATACCATAGTTCGCCAGGGGCAGGATGTCGTTCTCTCTCCTCGGCCAGTGTACATCAAGTCGATCCGCGTTCTCAGCGTGACCAGCGATCCGCCGGAGATTGGCCTTCAGGTGATTTGTCACAAGGGGACCTATATCAGGAGTGTGGCGCGGGATATCGGGGATTTTCTGGGCTGTGGTGGCCATCTCCGATCTCTTAAACGAACTGCTACGGGCCCCTTCGATCTCGCTTATCACGGTATTCCGTTCGATCCCGAGATCCCGCCGGATCGGTCAGATTTGCTGGGTGCTCTGTTGCCTTTGACGACGATCTCTCGGGCGTATGCGACATACCAGATTTCGAGCGATCTGGCTGAGCGGTTACGAAACGGTCTTCCCGTGCCTCTGGACCGAGCTCAGGTTGTCTCCAGAGCGACAGTTCCCGACGGTCCTCTCATGGTATTGGGAGATGGTGTCCTTTCCATGTGTCGTTTCGAGGTCGTGGAGCAAAGGGGAATGCTCGTCCCTGAGACCAACGTTTTTTCAGGAGGGGAGCCGTTGTGA
- a CDS encoding phosphoesterase, giving the protein MTMTSEDRRRVVAALKEAPEWLLISHVKPDGDTLGAASALLQIGQFLGKNVLWGGADPLPHRYDFIPCGDLYRVMPSLSDDLAQRLVVTVDVSTPDRGLPGIEKAANLVVIDHHGDNPRFGTVNWIASVSSVGEMIHGLVSDLGVIPTLPMAEAIYVAIVTDTGGLSFSNTTGETLRVVAELLDQGVSPQGMNRLLYHNDSPSRLHLWGRAFQRIVWRNGVCYSWLGMRDFDETGTVPDDTETLINALMRISDTVVGVLFVEAGDDIKVSLRSVGDLSVRSVASLWGGGGHPNASGCRLSGTMNEVIDDVIGEIQNRL; this is encoded by the coding sequence ATGACGATGACCTCTGAGGATCGGCGTCGAGTCGTCGCTGCCTTGAAGGAAGCTCCTGAATGGTTGCTGATCAGCCACGTCAAACCCGATGGGGATACTTTGGGGGCGGCCAGTGCTCTTTTGCAGATCGGGCAGTTCCTCGGAAAGAACGTGCTCTGGGGAGGCGCCGACCCTCTTCCTCATCGGTACGACTTCATCCCCTGTGGGGATCTCTATCGTGTGATGCCCTCCTTGAGTGACGACCTGGCTCAAAGGCTTGTGGTGACCGTGGATGTTAGCACCCCCGACAGGGGGCTTCCTGGCATTGAGAAAGCTGCGAATCTGGTGGTAATCGACCATCACGGGGATAATCCCCGATTTGGAACGGTCAACTGGATTGCGTCGGTCTCGTCGGTAGGGGAAATGATCCATGGTTTGGTCTCTGATCTGGGAGTGATTCCGACTCTTCCTATGGCGGAGGCCATCTACGTCGCTATCGTCACTGACACGGGAGGGCTTTCCTTTTCAAATACCACGGGGGAAACTCTCCGGGTTGTGGCCGAACTTCTGGATCAGGGGGTCTCTCCTCAAGGTATGAATCGTCTTCTGTATCATAATGATTCGCCCTCGAGATTGCACCTGTGGGGAAGGGCGTTTCAACGGATAGTTTGGCGTAATGGGGTGTGTTACTCCTGGCTGGGGATGAGGGATTTCGATGAGACTGGCACTGTTCCCGATGATACCGAGACATTGATCAACGCCCTCATGCGAATCTCCGACACCGTGGTGGGAGTACTGTTCGTCGAGGCTGGTGACGACATTAAGGTGAGTCTTCGATCCGTAGGCGATCTGTCCGTTAGATCGGTTGCCAGCTTGTGGGGTGGTGGTGGGCATCCAAATGCATCGGGTTGCCGACTGAGCGGTACCATGAACGAGGTGATCGACGATGTCATCGGTGAAATTCAAAACCGATTGTGA
- a CDS encoding outer membrane protein assembly factor: protein MRRISISLLVAAVLVSSMAFAGEAASVVAEVSVEGNEEVVSQHILGVVETKVGEPLDQETIRKDIEAIYGLGFFSYVDARLDPRQDDVSVMYVVTENPVVTEVQFIGNTVYSDEDLRKQVFTTPGSVFNRVFFRHDLQRIKEKFQEDGYVMNRIKDVQVNGGLVKVYIEEPRIGEIVIQGNKKTKDYVVRRIIGIKEGDLFNSMILRHSLGKIRALGYFEDVSVGFEPSEDGSGSVDLILTVEEQKTGKVSFSVSHGSSSGWGGGVSYSDSNLAGRGIHLDVGFDLGEYEGYWASVSDSYMDQKAYAWKIGAYSREYEDRTYWDKDLGPRQLFEYDEDRKGVYIGAGKKFRGNDKLSWFITLDWHDSDVQFKSGSRDMFDLVTSNGGTGGSAFTVMGELTRNNLDPYLQYRKGDLETVAVEQAMEFLGGDWSFTKYWFEGKVFVPIKGLEDLIDLRIEKDNPMLFAARIKVGSSSGSVPWMERYMLGGARTLRGYDSAQFKGDELLLGNFELHVPVEDAFSLVLFYDVGNTELSFSDMKDDYGLGVRVRTPLGNLRLDYAEGDDDSQFHFGFGEIF, encoded by the coding sequence GTGAGGAGGATATCCATATCGTTGTTGGTGGCTGCCGTGCTGGTTTCTTCCATGGCGTTTGCCGGTGAAGCAGCTTCCGTGGTCGCCGAGGTCTCTGTTGAAGGGAACGAGGAGGTCGTCTCCCAGCATATATTAGGTGTGGTCGAGACCAAGGTCGGTGAGCCTCTGGACCAAGAGACCATCCGAAAGGATATTGAGGCCATATACGGTCTTGGGTTTTTCTCCTATGTCGATGCTCGTCTTGATCCCCGACAGGACGATGTCTCAGTGATGTACGTTGTTACCGAAAATCCTGTAGTGACCGAGGTCCAGTTTATCGGTAATACCGTCTATAGCGATGAGGACCTTCGAAAACAGGTATTCACCACTCCTGGGTCCGTTTTTAACAGAGTATTTTTCCGTCACGACCTTCAAAGGATTAAAGAAAAATTTCAGGAAGACGGATATGTTATGAATAGAATCAAGGACGTTCAGGTTAATGGCGGGCTGGTGAAGGTCTATATTGAAGAACCTCGTATCGGTGAGATTGTGATCCAGGGTAACAAGAAAACCAAGGACTACGTCGTCCGGCGTATCATTGGTATCAAGGAGGGAGACCTTTTCAACTCCATGATTCTTCGTCACTCTCTGGGGAAAATACGAGCCCTCGGGTATTTCGAGGATGTGAGTGTGGGGTTTGAGCCCTCTGAGGATGGTTCGGGCTCCGTGGATCTTATCCTTACCGTTGAGGAACAGAAGACCGGCAAGGTCTCGTTCTCAGTGAGCCACGGTTCCAGCAGCGGTTGGGGTGGCGGTGTTTCGTACTCGGACTCTAACCTGGCCGGTCGGGGTATTCATCTTGATGTGGGGTTTGACTTAGGTGAGTACGAGGGGTATTGGGCCAGCGTCTCCGACTCGTATATGGACCAGAAGGCCTATGCCTGGAAAATAGGCGCCTACAGTCGGGAGTACGAGGATCGAACGTATTGGGACAAGGACTTGGGACCCCGGCAACTTTTTGAGTATGACGAAGATCGAAAGGGCGTGTACATCGGTGCTGGGAAGAAGTTTCGGGGTAACGATAAGCTCAGCTGGTTCATAACCCTTGATTGGCATGACAGCGATGTCCAGTTTAAAAGCGGGTCAAGGGATATGTTTGACTTGGTTACAAGTAATGGTGGGACAGGAGGAAGTGCCTTTACCGTGATGGGGGAGCTTACCAGGAATAACCTGGATCCCTATCTGCAATACCGAAAAGGTGACTTGGAGACAGTCGCGGTGGAGCAGGCTATGGAGTTTCTTGGCGGCGATTGGAGTTTTACAAAGTACTGGTTTGAGGGGAAGGTCTTTGTGCCCATCAAGGGGTTGGAGGATCTGATAGATCTCAGGATCGAGAAGGATAACCCCATGTTATTTGCTGCCAGGATCAAAGTTGGTTCGTCCAGTGGTTCTGTGCCGTGGATGGAGCGCTACATGTTAGGAGGGGCCAGAACTCTTCGGGGGTACGACTCTGCGCAGTTTAAGGGTGATGAACTTCTGTTGGGGAACTTCGAATTGCACGTCCCTGTAGAGGACGCTTTCTCTTTAGTCCTGTTCTACGATGTGGGGAACACCGAGTTGAGTTTCTCCGATATGAAAGACGACTATGGTCTGGGTGTTCGGGTAAGGACTCCTCTCGGAAATCTCCGCCTTGACTACGCTGAGGGTGATGACGATTCCCAGTTCCACTTCGGGTTTGGCGAAATCTTCTAG
- the rbfA gene encoding ribosome-binding factor A, translating into MAAFRIDRVNKELQREISRLLEFSVKNEAVRGAVITGVDCAKDLKFAKVYFTTLLPEDRRAVADALKKVRSFIRSSLAKSLRMRTVPELRFVYDSSAEYGRSIDRLLDQVVSLPSKGGDDDDL; encoded by the coding sequence GTGGCGGCTTTCCGTATCGACCGAGTGAACAAGGAATTGCAGAGGGAGATTTCCCGCCTCCTGGAGTTCTCGGTCAAGAATGAGGCGGTCAGAGGGGCAGTGATCACCGGGGTCGATTGTGCCAAGGATCTTAAATTTGCCAAGGTGTACTTCACGACATTGCTCCCCGAAGATCGTCGTGCTGTGGCCGATGCGTTGAAAAAGGTTCGTTCTTTTATCCGGAGTTCTCTTGCCAAAAGCCTAAGGATGCGTACGGTGCCTGAGCTTCGTTTTGTCTACGATAGCAGTGCGGAATACGGTCGCTCTATTGACCGGCTTTTGGATCAGGTCGTATCGCTCCCTTCAAAAGGCGGAGATGACGATGACCTCTGA
- a CDS encoding translation initiation factor IF-2: MSKIRVYELAKMLDMSNKDLMEVLRGLEIEAKSHMSSLELETAQRVEDYIKNGDSGSGEKGILERCSCSVPEGATVKDVAEMIDVSPAEVVKTLIAEGIMAPATASVDDTILAILSEAYSVDLEWAPPEPQEEPLTVAKKPVLRGDNLCPRAPIVTVMGHVDHGKTTLLDSIRNTNITAREAGGITQHIGASRVCHGDKDIVFLDTPGHAAFTSMRARGAQCTDIAILVVAADDGVMPQTVEAINHAKAAGVPIIVAVNKIDKAGANPDRVQQQLSDHGLVPEAWGGDTIMVHVSAKSGENLDQLLEMVLLVAEMEELKADPTVTPEGVVIEAELDKGKGSVATVLVQQGTLRRGDIVLLDSAWGKVRAMIDASGKQVKTAGPSTAVEILGLNDVPQPGERFVVAENEKEARDCISAREQERRREANKIAPRMTLEELYTKMRDGETPLLNLLLKCDVQGSVEALIGSLDKLATDEVGINIVHTGVGGLSESDIMLASASDAIVIGFNVRPDANAKKMAEKEHVQIRLYRVIYDIIDDIKAAMEGMLAPHIRESVVGQAEIREIFKVPKVGKVAGCMVTEGSIKRGSKVRLVRDRVVFWEGELSALRRFKDDVQEVSSGYECGMSFAKFQDIKEGDVVEAYELIEEKRTL; this comes from the coding sequence TTGAGTAAAATTCGGGTATATGAACTGGCAAAGATGCTGGATATGAGCAATAAAGACCTTATGGAGGTTCTGCGAGGTCTTGAAATTGAGGCAAAAAGCCATATGAGCTCTCTGGAACTGGAGACGGCTCAGCGTGTGGAGGACTACATCAAAAACGGAGATTCCGGCTCTGGTGAAAAGGGTATTCTTGAGCGCTGTTCCTGCTCAGTGCCCGAGGGGGCGACGGTCAAGGATGTCGCTGAAATGATCGATGTCTCTCCTGCCGAGGTCGTTAAGACCCTTATCGCTGAGGGGATAATGGCTCCCGCCACGGCTTCCGTGGATGACACGATTTTAGCCATCCTCTCGGAGGCGTATTCGGTGGATCTGGAGTGGGCTCCACCAGAGCCTCAGGAGGAGCCTCTCACTGTTGCCAAAAAGCCGGTTCTTCGAGGGGATAACCTCTGTCCTCGGGCTCCCATCGTTACTGTTATGGGGCACGTAGATCACGGTAAGACAACCCTCCTGGATTCCATCAGGAACACCAACATTACTGCGAGGGAGGCTGGTGGTATTACCCAGCATATTGGAGCCTCCAGGGTTTGTCATGGTGATAAGGACATCGTCTTCTTAGATACGCCGGGACATGCGGCCTTTACGTCCATGAGAGCCAGAGGAGCCCAGTGTACGGACATTGCCATCCTCGTTGTCGCAGCTGACGATGGTGTCATGCCCCAGACAGTGGAAGCGATTAATCATGCTAAGGCGGCGGGTGTCCCTATCATTGTGGCGGTCAACAAAATTGACAAAGCTGGTGCCAACCCCGATAGAGTGCAACAACAGCTGAGTGATCACGGTCTGGTGCCAGAAGCCTGGGGAGGCGACACCATCATGGTTCATGTGTCCGCCAAATCAGGCGAGAACCTGGACCAGTTGTTGGAGATGGTCCTCCTGGTGGCAGAGATGGAGGAATTGAAAGCCGATCCTACCGTGACGCCCGAGGGCGTGGTCATTGAGGCTGAGTTGGACAAGGGCAAGGGCTCGGTGGCAACTGTTCTGGTCCAACAGGGAACTCTGCGCCGGGGGGATATCGTCCTCCTGGACTCGGCCTGGGGAAAGGTTCGAGCCATGATTGATGCGTCGGGCAAGCAGGTGAAGACCGCTGGGCCCAGCACGGCCGTGGAGATTCTGGGCCTGAATGACGTTCCTCAGCCAGGTGAGCGTTTTGTAGTCGCTGAAAACGAAAAGGAAGCCAGGGATTGCATCTCGGCCAGAGAACAGGAACGTCGTCGGGAGGCCAACAAGATCGCCCCTCGGATGACTTTGGAGGAGCTCTACACAAAAATGCGGGATGGAGAGACTCCCTTGCTGAACTTGCTTCTCAAATGCGATGTTCAAGGCAGCGTGGAGGCCCTTATTGGTTCGCTGGATAAGCTGGCTACCGACGAGGTTGGTATCAACATCGTTCACACCGGGGTCGGAGGCCTTTCAGAGTCCGATATTATGCTGGCTTCAGCGTCAGACGCTATCGTTATCGGTTTCAACGTTCGTCCTGACGCCAACGCGAAGAAGATGGCGGAGAAAGAGCATGTTCAGATCCGTCTCTACCGGGTTATCTATGACATTATCGACGATATTAAAGCGGCCATGGAGGGTATGTTGGCACCTCATATTCGAGAGAGCGTTGTCGGGCAGGCCGAGATTCGGGAGATCTTTAAGGTCCCCAAGGTGGGCAAGGTTGCGGGGTGCATGGTCACCGAAGGATCTATTAAACGGGGATCCAAGGTTCGGCTCGTACGGGATCGGGTCGTCTTCTGGGAAGGGGAGCTGTCAGCTCTCCGTCGCTTTAAGGACGATGTCCAGGAAGTTTCCTCAGGATACGAGTGTGGTATGAGCTTTGCCAAGTTCCAGGATATTAAGGAAGGTGACGTGGTCGAGGCCTACGAGTTGATTGAAGAAAAGAGAACCCTGTAG
- the ribF gene encoding riboflavin biosynthesis protein RibF — MIVVLGAFDGYHRGHQRLLVRASALAEREGVPWSVVSFTPHPRWVLSGGQMPLLFTDEEKERIAAFLGIPRVHSLLFSPDLSSMAPEEFFQYLDSHIGLSGVVVGHDFRFGRARLGNPEVLQKLCRMRGIPLEVVSPFKLEGTVVSSTGIRDLLLRGDVYRVRTFLGYPFFMTCSVIRGRGRGRFMAVPTANLKVPESKALPASGVYAGKAIVDERISAAAISVGINPTFGDVTVPQVEVHLVDFDGDLYDRRLTVFLYHRLRASQRFDDPGCLSRQIRLDVEQTRRLFQSENDEEMPVFWLCRRFLPQNGGLFLTTRHR, encoded by the coding sequence GTGATCGTCGTTCTCGGTGCTTTCGACGGGTATCATCGAGGGCATCAGAGGCTGCTGGTCAGGGCGTCGGCCTTGGCGGAAAGGGAGGGCGTGCCCTGGTCGGTTGTATCCTTTACCCCTCATCCTCGATGGGTCCTGTCTGGGGGACAGATGCCTCTGCTATTTACCGATGAGGAAAAGGAGCGCATCGCGGCTTTCTTGGGAATCCCCCGGGTTCATTCTTTGCTTTTTTCTCCTGATCTATCGTCCATGGCTCCCGAGGAATTCTTCCAATATCTGGACAGTCATATCGGCCTCTCAGGGGTTGTCGTGGGTCATGATTTTCGTTTCGGCAGAGCTCGTTTGGGAAATCCAGAAGTTTTGCAAAAACTCTGCAGGATGCGAGGAATTCCTTTAGAGGTCGTTTCCCCCTTCAAGCTTGAGGGGACGGTGGTAAGTAGCACGGGAATTAGAGACCTGCTTCTTCGGGGAGATGTGTACAGGGTGCGGACTTTCTTGGGATATCCGTTCTTTATGACTTGTTCCGTCATAAGGGGCCGTGGCCGAGGACGATTCATGGCTGTCCCCACTGCGAACCTCAAGGTTCCCGAATCGAAGGCGCTTCCCGCCTCGGGGGTGTATGCCGGAAAGGCCATCGTTGATGAGAGGATATCCGCTGCGGCTATCTCCGTGGGGATCAATCCCACCTTTGGTGACGTGACCGTTCCTCAGGTCGAGGTCCATTTGGTCGACTTTGATGGAGACCTCTACGACAGGCGGCTCACCGTCTTTTTATATCATCGCCTTAGAGCGAGCCAGCGTTTTGACGATCCTGGCTGTCTATCGAGACAGATCAGGCTCGACGTAGAGCAAACCAGAAGGCTTTTTCAAAGTGAGAATGACGAGGAGATGCCCGTTTTCTGGTTATGTCGGAGATTTTTACCTCAGAACGGAGGCTTGTTTCTTACGACAAGGCACCGTTAG
- the lpxD gene encoding UDP-3-O-(3-hydroxymyristoyl)glucosamine N-acyltransferase, whose product MNEERSFKMEYTIDELAQRLSGRVVGDGRRVIRRVSEPSNHDPEGIVVLLRASGAEALPTSVAVVGREDCFNSGRSGVIVPEPRVAMASLLSLFQRLPETQRGIHSSAVVHPTAQVAPDASIGPLCVVSKDAVVASAVVLRASVFLGEGVSVGEGSILEPGVVIYSGCTLGRRVLLHGNVVIGADGFGHIPASKGSNVIKVPQIGGVVLGDGVEIGSGSTVDRGTIGDTVIRAGTKLDNHVQVGHNVSIGHDCLLVAQTGVSGSAVLEDRVIMGARSGVQDHVTVGEGATVAALGGVTKDVSSGAVVSGFPARDHRQELRQRALLRRLDELFLRVRELEARFPVEERS is encoded by the coding sequence ATGAATGAAGAGAGGTCCTTCAAGATGGAATACACTATAGACGAACTGGCTCAACGACTGTCCGGGCGTGTTGTCGGCGATGGACGACGGGTGATACGGCGGGTCTCAGAGCCGTCGAATCACGACCCTGAAGGTATTGTGGTGTTGCTGAGGGCGTCCGGGGCTGAAGCCCTTCCAACGAGCGTGGCGGTGGTTGGGAGAGAGGATTGCTTTAATTCAGGGCGATCGGGTGTGATCGTTCCCGAACCTCGGGTTGCGATGGCATCTCTTCTCTCGCTGTTTCAGCGTCTGCCCGAGACACAACGGGGAATTCACTCCTCGGCGGTGGTTCATCCGACCGCTCAGGTGGCTCCTGACGCCTCCATCGGACCTCTCTGTGTGGTCTCCAAGGACGCTGTGGTGGCATCTGCCGTGGTTCTGAGGGCCAGTGTCTTTTTAGGTGAGGGAGTCTCAGTGGGGGAAGGGTCGATTCTGGAGCCCGGGGTAGTGATCTACAGTGGTTGTACCCTGGGGCGTCGGGTGCTGCTTCATGGCAACGTGGTTATCGGCGCTGACGGGTTTGGTCATATTCCGGCTTCTAAGGGCTCGAATGTGATCAAAGTTCCTCAGATCGGGGGCGTGGTCCTGGGCGACGGCGTGGAAATTGGTTCGGGAAGCACCGTGGATCGTGGAACCATCGGCGATACGGTTATCCGGGCAGGGACCAAACTGGACAATCACGTTCAGGTTGGTCACAATGTCTCTATCGGTCATGACTGTCTGTTGGTGGCCCAGACCGGTGTCTCTGGCAGTGCTGTCCTGGAGGATCGGGTGATTATGGGAGCTCGAAGTGGAGTTCAGGATCATGTCACGGTAGGCGAAGGGGCCACCGTGGCCGCTTTGGGGGGCGTCACTAAGGACGTCTCTTCTGGGGCGGTCGTCTCGGGTTTCCCCGCCAGGGATCATCGTCAGGAACTCCGCCAAAGGGCTCTTCTTCGTCGCTTGGACGAGCTATTTCTTCGGGTCAGGGAACTTGAGGCCCGGTTTCCCGTCGAGGAACGATCGTGA